The Neisseria yangbaofengii genome contains a region encoding:
- the ispD gene encoding 2-C-methyl-D-erythritol 4-phosphate cytidylyltransferase: MKRNIALIPAAGTGARFGAGKPKQYVEINGKTVLQHTVDIFEQHPQIDFIAVIVSPEDHIVQVASDKAGIFKVGGETRAETVRNGVESLLKQGLAAETDNILVHDAARCCLPAEALGRLIEAAANAEQGGILAVPVADTLKRAGEDSQITETVSRSGLWQAQTPQLFQTALLHRALSADDLSGVTDEASAVEMLGVRPLLVLGDTRNLKLTLPQDEFIVRLLLAN; the protein is encoded by the coding sequence ATGAAACGCAATATCGCTTTGATTCCGGCCGCCGGTACCGGTGCGCGCTTTGGGGCGGGTAAGCCGAAGCAATATGTGGAAATCAACGGCAAAACCGTGTTGCAACACACCGTCGATATTTTCGAACAGCATCCGCAGATTGATTTTATTGCCGTTATCGTGTCGCCGGAAGACCATATTGTTCAGGTGGCATCAGATAAAGCAGGTATATTTAAGGTAGGCGGCGAAACGCGTGCCGAAACCGTGCGCAATGGCGTGGAAAGTTTATTAAAGCAAGGTTTGGCAGCGGAAACCGACAATATTTTAGTACACGATGCCGCGCGTTGCTGCCTGCCTGCCGAAGCCTTGGGCCGCTTGATTGAGGCGGCAGCCAATGCCGAACAAGGCGGGATTTTGGCGGTGCCGGTGGCGGATACCTTGAAACGTGCGGGCGAAGACAGCCAAATTACGGAAACAGTTTCCCGATCCGGATTATGGCAGGCGCAAACGCCGCAGCTTTTTCAGACGGCCTTATTACACCGGGCTTTGTCTGCCGACGATTTAAGCGGGGTGACCGACGAAGCATCAGCGGTGGAAATGCTGGGCGTGCGGCCTTTGCTGGTGTTGGGCGACACGCGCAATTTGAAACTGACGTTGCCGCAAGATGAATTTATCGTGCGCTTACTGCTTGCCAATTGA